One part of the Chryseobacterium mulctrae genome encodes these proteins:
- a CDS encoding peptidoglycan DD-metalloendopeptidase family protein yields MSKKGVSKISGNSSPKVGEATTYTVTDWYPSTPQNQRNPANVIWELFKKRSNGRFTSTNIKKKGVGNFTFGEVAQKHTYRLEAYLFEPEGRGASTIEINPQPAAVPKIEKVELQYVDDSPGTVFSFREKMRARAQCVNLNGKKLKFTLWEDDATGERHDAKNLLIETKEATVDRSGVATAEFMLTRALMQKAMQGETDPKQLEFYVTVEYFSHKKHVTDNVNVNNPLYTPAPIPQPRPQQSTDNPTPPAQSTPETPSNNTRPRAENSPAAEKPASQMEERGVAGQNTNPSEEELHDYQEAQGTVEAEQPPTPQPNEGKTVSIVEDSSVEELLDAYFAKKEYIKQTGEAAGTLEYQFGSNGNKTATDAEKEKIAKIILGKPAVKALADKKEYTTLEAIKQALSKEVYNKDEKVSFQTFKLGAELKKITSAPLDTKLYLVAKTAGSGLSDKQATIIIKEKDGLIKGSAGAVLPILEISEEQMDQATPTTGEVPGTEKSEFTGKIENGIVKIPVHLRPKSDDELKEWREKLKKGKQDGEYTYTFNNVNGTAITAENKKSLSATIAKNAKEGKLGNPKIENGKVAYAEDIETVLQIKTYTKGETIKFNLYKKEKELLYLNVKAQGEKQHDKEFLKAEGAYFEIGKKCECEERIRAFMRVIRIAEGTGEYVKGTKQARDPQLGYTTWFSGAGNNFTLSDDHPRVINSNSTNTLRSSAAGAYQFMSWKFDELNGYTIVFKNGYFQKAIPEVYTEASDKAKKYDAKGFSEVAQDRLCVIILKDIGAITKLLNNDIKGAISTSSGTWVSLPGATAGQPTAKMQETLDYYDEFLKEELAGKSHLHIQKGFLKDFDIKCNCENESSGSWHHPLDRMELRGWYGSGFYPGDSDHGDAEVRFSKQHEGLDLYAPVGTEVYACVDGEIYEDYISGTYGNTLGIKGTYKGETYYFFYAHLSERSVAKDAKVTAGDPIGKTGQSGNASGQAAKMNHLHFEVRTTSARTGGRIDPIATIDELKNDVITNPDQATQTGI; encoded by the coding sequence ATGTTATTTGGGAATTATTTAAAAAAAGATCCAACGGAAGATTTACATCAACCAACATCAAAAAAAAAGGTGTTGGGAACTTTACTTTCGGAGAAGTTGCACAAAAACATACCTATCGTTTAGAAGCATATCTTTTTGAACCTGAAGGAAGAGGAGCATCAACAATTGAAATCAATCCTCAACCTGCGGCTGTTCCTAAAATTGAAAAAGTAGAACTTCAGTATGTGGACGATTCACCGGGAACTGTTTTCAGTTTTAGAGAAAAAATGAGAGCTCGTGCACAATGTGTGAATTTGAATGGTAAAAAATTAAAGTTTACTCTTTGGGAGGATGATGCAACAGGCGAAAGACACGATGCAAAAAATCTTTTAATTGAAACCAAAGAAGCAACCGTAGACAGAAGTGGTGTTGCTACAGCCGAGTTTATGCTCACCAGAGCTTTGATGCAAAAAGCAATGCAGGGAGAAACAGATCCCAAACAACTTGAGTTTTATGTTACGGTAGAATATTTTTCTCACAAAAAACACGTAACGGATAATGTGAATGTAAACAATCCTTTGTATACGCCTGCTCCAATTCCTCAACCAAGACCACAACAATCTACAGATAATCCTACTCCTCCGGCTCAGTCAACACCTGAAACTCCATCAAATAATACGCGGCCCAGAGCTGAAAATTCACCTGCCGCAGAAAAACCGGCATCGCAAATGGAAGAAAGGGGAGTTGCTGGTCAAAATACAAACCCGTCTGAAGAAGAATTACACGATTATCAGGAAGCTCAAGGAACAGTTGAGGCTGAACAACCACCAACTCCGCAACCTAACGAAGGGAAAACGGTAAGTATAGTAGAAGATTCTTCGGTGGAAGAATTGTTGGATGCTTATTTTGCTAAAAAAGAATACATCAAGCAAACAGGCGAAGCTGCCGGAACTTTAGAATACCAGTTTGGAAGTAACGGAAATAAAACTGCTACTGATGCAGAAAAAGAAAAAATTGCAAAAATTATTTTAGGAAAACCTGCTGTAAAAGCATTGGCAGACAAAAAAGAATATACAACTTTGGAAGCTATTAAACAGGCTCTTTCCAAAGAGGTTTATAATAAAGATGAAAAAGTAAGTTTCCAAACCTTTAAACTGGGAGCTGAATTAAAGAAAATTACCTCTGCACCTTTAGATACAAAATTATATTTGGTGGCAAAAACGGCTGGTTCAGGTCTAAGTGACAAACAGGCAACGATAATTATTAAAGAAAAAGATGGATTAATTAAAGGTTCTGCAGGAGCTGTTCTACCAATCTTAGAAATTAGTGAAGAACAAATGGATCAGGCTACTCCGACCACAGGAGAAGTTCCAGGAACTGAAAAAAGTGAGTTCACAGGGAAAATAGAAAACGGGATAGTGAAAATTCCTGTTCATCTAAGACCAAAGTCTGATGATGAACTGAAAGAATGGAGAGAAAAACTTAAAAAAGGAAAGCAAGATGGTGAATATACTTATACTTTCAATAATGTAAACGGTACTGCTATCACCGCAGAAAATAAAAAAAGTTTATCCGCAACTATTGCGAAAAATGCTAAGGAAGGAAAATTAGGCAATCCAAAAATTGAAAACGGTAAAGTTGCTTATGCCGAAGATATTGAAACCGTACTACAAATTAAAACGTACACAAAAGGTGAGACTATAAAGTTTAATTTATATAAAAAAGAAAAGGAATTATTATATCTTAATGTTAAAGCTCAAGGTGAAAAACAGCATGATAAAGAATTTTTAAAAGCAGAGGGAGCTTATTTTGAGATAGGGAAAAAATGCGAATGTGAAGAAAGAATTCGTGCATTTATGAGAGTGATAAGAATTGCTGAAGGAACCGGAGAATACGTCAAAGGAACTAAACAAGCAAGAGATCCTCAGTTGGGCTATACCACTTGGTTCAGTGGAGCAGGAAATAACTTCACATTATCAGATGATCATCCACGAGTAATTAATAGCAACAGTACAAATACCTTAAGGTCTTCTGCAGCAGGCGCCTATCAGTTTATGAGTTGGAAATTTGACGAACTTAATGGCTATACAATTGTATTTAAAAACGGATATTTCCAAAAGGCGATTCCAGAAGTTTATACCGAAGCTAGTGATAAAGCTAAAAAATATGATGCAAAAGGATTTTCAGAAGTAGCACAAGATAGACTTTGTGTGATTATATTGAAAGATATTGGAGCGATTACTAAGCTTCTAAATAATGATATAAAAGGAGCGATATCTACATCAAGCGGTACATGGGTAAGCTTACCTGGAGCAACAGCAGGGCAACCAACAGCAAAAATGCAGGAGACCTTAGATTACTATGATGAGTTTTTAAAAGAAGAACTCGCTGGAAAAAGTCATTTACATATTCAAAAAGGATTTTTAAAAGATTTTGACATTAAATGTAATTGTGAAAATGAAAGTAGTGGGTCATGGCACCATCCTTTAGATAGAATGGAACTTCGTGGATGGTATGGTAGTGGATTTTATCCGGGAGATAGTGATCATGGAGATGCCGAAGTGAGATTCTCAAAGCAGCATGAAGGTTTAGACCTCTACGCTCCGGTAGGTACAGAAGTTTATGCCTGTGTGGATGGAGAAATTTATGAAGATTATATTTCAGGAACTTATGGTAATACACTCGGAATTAAAGGAACCTACAAAGGGGAAACTTATTACTTTTTTTATGCGCACCTATCGGAAAGAAGCGTTGCAAAAGATGCGAAAGTTACTGCCGGAGACCCAATTGGAAAAACAGGACAATCTGGTAACGCCAGTGGACAGGCAGCAAAAATGAATCATCTTCATTTTGAGGTGAGAACTACAAGCGCAAGAACAGGAGGAAGAATTGATCCTATTGCAACGATAGACGAATTAAAAAATGATGTAATCACTAACCCAGATCAGGCCACACAAACAGGAATTTAA